Sequence from the Clostridium butyricum genome:
TTATTTCAACAAATAAATTATGTTTTTTTACTTTTCATTATCTTTTTTTAAAATTTTTATATCTTCCTTTGTTAAGCTTATCTTGCTATACATATCAGGTCTGCGTTCTTTTGTAAGTTTAAGGGACTGTAACCTTCTCCACTTACGGATATTCTCATGATGACCTGATAAAAGTATATCAGGAACCTTATCACCTTCAAAATCTTCCGGTCTTGTATATTGTGGATATTCTAAAAGCCCATTATAAAAAGATTCTTCCATAAAGCTTTCTTCTTTTCCAAGTACTCCAGGAATAAGTCTCAAAACAGAATCAATAACTGGTATTGCTGCCATTTCTCCACCTGTCAGTACAAAATCACCAAGCGATATTTCCATATCAATATGTTTGTATACTCTTTCATCAATTCCCTCATAATGACCACATATAAATGTAAGATTTTGTTCTTTAGAAAGTTCATTAGCCATCTCTTGATTGAAAGTTTTCCCTCTTGGTCCTAAGAAAATAACCTTGCCACTATTATTTTCTTTTACATGTCTTATTGCATCAACAAGAGGTTGTGGAGCCATAACCATCCCAGCTCCTCCACCATAAGGGGCATCATCAACTTTCTTATGTTTATTCAATGTAAAATCCCTTATATTTAGGACATCAATATCAATAATTTTATTTTCACGAGCCCTTCCTATTATGCTATGTTCAAAAATAGAAAACATTTCAGGAAATAGTGTTAAAATATTAATCTTCATCCTGCCACTCACCTACTGGTCTTATAACTATTTTCTTTTCATTTATATCAATACTTAAAACAATGTCTCTAAGTACAGGTATTAAAAGTTCCTTTGGCTCTTTTATCCAATAAACGTCATTATTACGAGTACTTATTACATCAAATATCTTACCTAATTCCTTTCCATCAGTATCATATACTATACATTCTTTTAAATCCGAAACATAATAAGTATCCTCTGGAAGTTCCGGCTCCTTTTCTCTAGGTATTTCAATATATTTTTGCTTATAAGTCTCAGCGTCATTCATTGTATCTATACCCTCAATTTTAAGAATAACTCTGTCTTTTTGAAATTTAACACCTAATATATTCATTTCAACGCCACCAACTAAAACAGTTTTTAAACGCTTAAATTTATTTACGTCTTCTGTTAAAGGATAAACCTTTACTTCACCTTTGATACCATGAGTGTTTATTATCTGACCTATTTTAAATAACTTTTTTTCCAATAAATTCACCTCTGATTTTTATTCAGTCAATATGACCATTATTTCATCTAATTCTTTTAAAAGCACAATATATAATGATATTTCTACAATATTATATATTATAATTATACAAAAGAAAATATTGAATTTGTTTGAATATATCATAATTTAAACATAACTCAAATGTCAAATTCATTTTAATAAAAAAAGAGTTAGGTTAAACCTAACTCTTAATTTAGATGATTTCTACTATAACGCGTTTATGTTGTTTAACTGCTGCTGCTTTTACTACTGTACGTATAGCTTTTGCAATTCTGCCTTGCTTACCGATAACCTTACCCATATCTTCAGGAGCCACCTTTAATTCAAGAATAATAGATTGCTCTTTATTCACTTCATTAACGCTGACATATTCAGGATTATCCACAAGAGATTTAGCCATATATTCAACTAATTCTTTCATAAACGTCTATAATCAACACATGTTGATTATAGAATTCACCTCCAAAAATTACTTAGTAAGACCTGCATTGTTGAAAAGTCTCTTAACAACTTCTGTTGGTTGTGCACCGTTAGCTAACCATTCATTAACTTTTTCTTCGTTTACTTTGAATTCAACTGGTTCAGTTAATGGATTGTAGTATCCAATTTCTTCGATGAATTTACCATCTCTTGGAGATCTTGAATCTGCAACAACTACTCTATAGAAAGGAGCTTTATGAGCACCCATTCTTCTTAATCTGATTTTTACTGCCATTTTAATTTCACCTCCTTTTAAGGTTAATTATTTATTTTCAATCTAGAAAGGTAATTTGCCTCCGAAAAGACCGCCTTTCTTGCTAAATTGCTTTTGGAATGATTTCATCTGCTTCATCTGCTTCTTCATCATTTCGTAACTCTTCATAAGCTTATTGACTTCTTGAACTGATGTTCCTGACCCCTTAGCTATTCTTATTTTTCTCGAATTAGATTTTGCTATAAGAGTTGGATTACGTCTTTCTTTAAGAGTCATAGAATAGATTATGGCTTTAGTAACATTCATTGCCACTTCACCTTTTTCTAAATCTAGCCCTTGAAGTTCCTTTGAGTTCATCCCTGGCATCATTTCTAAAATTTTATTAAGAGGACCAAGCTTTTTCATCTGCTCCATTGCCATTAGATAATCTTCAAAGTTAAATTCTTGATTTAACATTCTTTTACCTAAATCTGCAGCCTCTTTTTCATCAATTGCTTCCTGAGCCTTTTCAATAAGTGATAATACATCACCCATCCCAAGAATTCTTGATGCCATTCTATCTGGATGGAACACTTCAAAATCATTCATTTTTTCACCAAGTCCAACATATTTTATCGGCTTGTTTATTATACTCTTTATAGAAAGAGCTGCTCCACCTCTAGTATCACCATCAAGCTTTGTTAATATAACTCCACTTAAATCTAAATCATTGTTAAAGTTTTCTGCCACATTAACTGCATCTTGACCTGTCATTGAGTCTACTACTAAAAGTATCTCTGATGGTTTTACATTTTCTTTTATATCTTTTAATTCTTGCATTAAATCTTCATCAATATGAAGTCTACCTGCAGTATCAATGATAACTATGTTATTTCCATTATCCCTAGCATGTGCTATACCAGCTTTTGCTATATCTACAGGACTTACTTTATCACCCATAGAGAATACTGGAATTTCAATTTGTTTTCCTACAACTTCTAACTGTTTTATAGCTGCTGGTCTATAAATATCACAAGCTACCAATAAAGGTTTCTTGTTATCTTTTCTAAGATTCAATGCAAGTTTACCACACATTGTAGTTTTACCAGCACCTTGAAGACCGACAAGCATTATCACTGTAGGACCACTGCTATTGTAGCTAAGTTTACTTTCACTTCCACCCATAAGATTAGTAAGTTCTTCGTTAACTATCTTAATTACTTGCTGCCCTGGCGTTAAGCTTTCTAAAACTTCACTTCCAACACACTTTGAACTAACATTTGATACAAATGTTTTAACAACTTTGTAGTTAACGTCTGCTTCTAATAAGGCAAGCTTTACTTCTCTCATGGCTTCTTTAATATCTTTTTCAGTTAACTTTCCTTTACCTTTTAGTTTACGGAACGTCTCCTGTAATTTTTCTCCTAAACCTTCAAAAGCCATGTTTACCTCCTCCTTATAAATTTTCTAGCTTTTCTTTATATTGTATAATATCCTCATCATCAATGGAATATTTACTTTTTAATTCTTCTAAAAAACTTATAATTTCATGTTCTCTGTTTATACTCTTTTGAAGTAAGTTCAGCTTACTTTCATAGGATAGAAGTTGCTTATAACATCTTTTGATTAAATCGTGAATAGCCTGACGACTTGTTTTATTAACTTCAGCAATTTCTGCCAAAGACAAATCATCGTTGTAATACCATTCCATTATGTCTCTTTGTTTATCTGTTAATAATGAACCATAATAAT
This genomic interval carries:
- the trmD gene encoding tRNA (guanosine(37)-N1)-methyltransferase TrmD, whose protein sequence is MKINILTLFPEMFSIFEHSIIGRARENKIIDIDVLNIRDFTLNKHKKVDDAPYGGGAGMVMAPQPLVDAIRHVKENNSGKVIFLGPRGKTFNQEMANELSKEQNLTFICGHYEGIDERVYKHIDMEISLGDFVLTGGEMAAIPVIDSVLRLIPGVLGKEESFMEESFYNGLLEYPQYTRPEDFEGDKVPDILLSGHHENIRKWRRLQSLKLTKERRPDMYSKISLTKEDIKILKKDNEK
- the rimM gene encoding ribosome maturation factor RimM (Essential for efficient processing of 16S rRNA), which gives rise to MEKKLFKIGQIINTHGIKGEVKVYPLTEDVNKFKRLKTVLVGGVEMNILGVKFQKDRVILKIEGIDTMNDAETYKQKYIEIPREKEPELPEDTYYVSDLKECIVYDTDGKELGKIFDVISTRNNDVYWIKEPKELLIPVLRDIVLSIDINEKKIVIRPVGEWQDED
- a CDS encoding KH domain-containing protein; amino-acid sequence: MKELVEYMAKSLVDNPEYVSVNEVNKEQSIILELKVAPEDMGKVIGKQGRIAKAIRTVVKAAAVKQHKRVIVEII
- the rpsP gene encoding 30S ribosomal protein S16, with translation MAVKIRLRRMGAHKAPFYRVVVADSRSPRDGKFIEEIGYYNPLTEPVEFKVNEEKVNEWLANGAQPTEVVKRLFNNAGLTK
- the ffh gene encoding signal recognition particle protein; the encoded protein is MAFEGLGEKLQETFRKLKGKGKLTEKDIKEAMREVKLALLEADVNYKVVKTFVSNVSSKCVGSEVLESLTPGQQVIKIVNEELTNLMGGSESKLSYNSSGPTVIMLVGLQGAGKTTMCGKLALNLRKDNKKPLLVACDIYRPAAIKQLEVVGKQIEIPVFSMGDKVSPVDIAKAGIAHARDNGNNIVIIDTAGRLHIDEDLMQELKDIKENVKPSEILLVVDSMTGQDAVNVAENFNNDLDLSGVILTKLDGDTRGGAALSIKSIINKPIKYVGLGEKMNDFEVFHPDRMASRILGMGDVLSLIEKAQEAIDEKEAADLGKRMLNQEFNFEDYLMAMEQMKKLGPLNKILEMMPGMNSKELQGLDLEKGEVAMNVTKAIIYSMTLKERRNPTLIAKSNSRKIRIAKGSGTSVQEVNKLMKSYEMMKKQMKQMKSFQKQFSKKGGLFGGKLPF
- a CDS encoding putative DNA-binding protein codes for the protein MVDRVEVSLLMDYYGSLLTDKQRDIMEWYYNDDLSLAEIAEVNKTSRQAIHDLIKRCYKQLLSYESKLNLLQKSINREHEIISFLEELKSKYSIDDEDIIQYKEKLENL